The Lonchura striata isolate bLonStr1 chromosome Z, bLonStr1.mat, whole genome shotgun sequence genome window below encodes:
- the LOC110484172 gene encoding avidin-like — protein MRSAFTLVLALALAVCVAPMERKCLLSGSWRSDTSCRMVVSTLDKDNRFSGFYLPGPAAGYSELLTSPLEGSQQDTRLVPQPTFSFTVNWRLQDSEMAQTSVFLGQCYVDSNGEETLHALWLLREAANSPEEDWKAIRIGTSTFTRIK, from the exons ATGAGAAGTGCTTTTACCCTGGTTCTCGCCCTTGCACTGGCAGTGTGTGTTGCCCCTATGGAGAGGAAG TGCCTTCTCTCCGGGTCGTGGCGGAGCGACACCAGCTGCCGGATGGTTGTGTCCACCCTGGACAAGGACAACAGATTCTCTGGTTTTTACCTGCCGGGACCTGCTGCTGGCTACTCGGAACTCCTCACGTCACCACTGGAGGGGTCCCAGCAAGATACAAGGCTGGTCCCACAGCCCACCTTCTCCTTCACTGTGAACTGGAGACTCCAAG ACTCAGAGATGGCCCAGACAAGTGTCTTCCTGGGCCAGTGCTATGTGGACAGCAACGGGGAGGAGACCCTGCATGCCCTGTGGCTCCTGCGAGAGGCAGCGAACAGTCCTGAAGAAGACTGGAAGGCCATCCG GATTGGCACCAGCACCTTCACACGGATAAAGTAA
- the LOC110484163 gene encoding avidin-like — protein sequence MQSREGDGLGISQPEAMWGGAFILVLALAVALAESVAPAERKCQLSGLWRNDQDSLMEILVLRDNGDFQGQYLTRVTLSGGCAQISPLRGTQQQIGEEGWPTFAFTVRWDKFSNASTAFVGQCFVDAGGKETLSTMWLLREAVGSLEEDWKATRVGRNVFTRKRTTKGKILSNLSPPCEAVSSPAP from the exons atgcagagcagagagggagatGGGCTGGGCATTTCACAGCCCGAAGCCATGTGGGGCGGTGCTTTCATCCTGGTCCTCGCCCTTGCTGTGGCTCTGGCAGAGAGTGTTGCTCCTGCAGAGAGGAAG TGCCAGCTCAGCGGACTGTGGAGGAATGACCAGGACTCACTGATGGAGATTTTGGTGTTGAGGGACAATGGGGACTTCCAGGGACAATACCTCACAAGAGTCACCCTCTCCGGGGGCTGTGCCCAAATCTCCCCGCTGAGGGGTACCCAGCAGCAGATTGGAGAGGAGGGCTGGCCCAcctttgccttcactgtgcgcTGGGACAAGTTCTCCA ATGCCAGCACCGCCTTCGTGGGGCAATGCTTTGTGGATGCAGGTGGAAAGGAGACACTGAGCACCATGTGGCTGCTGCGTGAAGCTGTTGGGTCCCTTGAGGAGGACTGGAAAGCCACGAG GGTCGGCAGAAATGTCTTCACACGCAAACGCACCACAAAAGGAAAGATCCTGTCGaacttgtcccctccctgtgaGGCTGTGTCTTCACCAGCCCCATGA
- the LOC110484197 gene encoding avidin-like, translating into MSRRVLSVLALTAGVSVAAASAGFQLLCQGDEHPGEKKTSKKKNKATMSCLGERRRHIKPCNLTGWWENDLGSKMQVFKVGKDGTFSGEYHTAVSSTKKPIQLSPLTGSQHLDEDGQCTFGFTVNWKKFSDSTAVFVGQCFNRDDGKEVLHTSWLLREKVGWESDNWKATRTGHNTFTRMD; encoded by the exons ATGAGCCGCCGCGTCCTCTCCGTTCTCGCCCTGACTGCAGGGGTGTCCGTGGCAGCGGCTTCGGCAGGCTTCCAG CTCCTCTGCCAAGGAGATGAGCACCCCGGGGAGAAAAAGACcagcaagaaaaagaataagGCAACCATGAGCTGCCTAGGGGAAAGGAGAAGGCATATCAAG CCATGCAACCTGACTGGCTGGTGGGAGAATGATCTGGGCTCCAAGATGCAAGTGTTCAAGGTTGGCAAGGACGGAACCTTCTCTGGCGAGTACCATACCGCTGTGTCAAGCACCAAGAAACCCATCCAGCTGTCCCCACTGACTGGCTCCCAGCACCTGGATGAGGACGGACAGTGCACCTTTGGCTTCACTGTCAACTGGAAGAAGTTCTCAG ACTCCACAGCCGTCTTCGTGGGCCAGTGCTTCAATAGGGATGATGGGAAGGAGGTCCTGCACACCTCCTGGCTGCTGCGGGAGAAAGTCGGCTGGGAGTCAGATAACTGGAAAGCCACCAG GACCGGCCACAACACTTTCACTCGAATGGACTGA